The following DNA comes from Ascaphus truei isolate aAscTru1 chromosome 1, aAscTru1.hap1, whole genome shotgun sequence.
gcttcaatgaccaggaaaatagggctcttgtcactggcattctggagcactatgacagtctctatggacatttagtaggtaagtgtaactttacatttattattcaaatacatgtgatcctaggtcatctgagttttgttcatatgcaaatatgggtacacaatatctttctatgttcattagtgtggaaacacagctttttatcatgccttacaaggacaaataaacacaggcggtcaatttgccagaactgcatacaatatgaatgcaaccttgcttacatgtataggtttagtagtgaatgctcatgtgctgcacatattacacataaaacagcatgtttgctatctcttggaacagctagcagtgtaggaaactggtgcttatattattattaatttacctcatatcttttatatgtttttcaagggcggacaagtgcagcaagcaaaaaagaaatgtgggacacaatagtcattggtgtcaatgcctgtgggaatagtgtcagggacaagtatcattgtcggaaaagatttgatgatattaggtccaaattgaaaaagaaaatacaagaccaacgcgtgcatgctactggcactggaggtgggcccacaccacaacgtctgatattaactccattggaggagctgcttcggccaaaattacttaccgtcgtcgtggaaggcttggctggtgaccgtgacattggaatttatccgtcacaatttccagcaggtgataaatattactgtactaggcgtgtcgttgcttacacttattttgcatatttacactgctttttatactgtcttcacaatataagcatacctgcatctatatatgtatatgtctgattctgtatatatatatctcaaaatagacatatatgtagtagtcctactaaaagcagtaactaatatagcacgtgccattgcgtgctcatttacatgtgaattcccaaaatgcatagctgcagtggaagcaattgatggtgggcgaagatggggaacaacagggtagtacacatgtgtaacacatgttcatgagaaattattagtagctacaggtacagaacagaaatatgtatcatattattgtgtattttattgattttactccgacaaacatgacattactgcctattttaagcatgcatcaaagaaattgcatgtaacggcctacaaacatcactggcactaacacatctatagttgcttatgaaaaggtccatttttgctttatgtcatatacagacagcataatgaggcacacgtatcatatgttatgtcattgttttcataacttaaacactgcagatgactacttagctcatctaccattgtgttaaagcagctgcaattaatatctcatcacagcatacacttcaacagagggggtggggttcagcacacacactaattacagcctcatttcacggtcaacttagttcacaccatttgcacctgtttcaagtcattgaaaggtgtggctgattaggctttttggggaagggaatacctttcttacaacctgaatagcacaactgaagttaatcacactcatttgaaagcttaactctagctactaaatgccccaacaactcattacttatcaaagcgtacgtcacacattagttcactcatatctatagttgaactactatcaaagacacattatcacacactgcatgtgttgtcttgttgagtcacagccacattcaggtgtgccacatcttcgattaatgtaccacacatatcctctaccaaaaacaacactttttgcaatatgaccaccttcatgataaccattgtgaatggtcatctcatgatagttatgtacattatgatactgatatcactacacaacatatgatttttatgtactcatttaatctatttatcctcacgcattactgcagaaacatagtatgttgtatgttagggaactcaaaaattctaagtacacaggcatgtacagtgttattacaactatttatgttcactttcacacacattttcggttaaggaactgatgttgttagttaatcataaatacagaacatacaataagtgtttgttcaatatttacacatgtaaatgtaaaacttatgttattgttatatatagttgcccctggaggacatgtgtcacctgagatggaacaagtgtcttcacctgggtcagccagctcaacactactagaaggtgagtgtatcatttgctggccatataatatgtgctcttctatatgttatgttgtcatgtgcattatttgttttgcacatcttctttaaataggattacttagtgtcagtgaaaattaagtgtaaggcaacatgtattgtgttagtgatgttaattatcatgtaggacttctgagtttagagcaacttttcattcattcatatttcatactgagtccaaacattattcgtaagtcaaggtagtttttaatgaggttataaaacgtatgctaacatgttaggtgttacttaggacacagtacaattacatagtaacacagcatacattaacatgccatttaataatgtgtacatttctttttagaacatcatggtgatgaggatgatgagtatgatgaggatgacgccacagaagagactgaaatacaatcatgtgaccatgaagaggtgccaatagaaactgttgtaccgccaaatcgtccatcaacttccacatacgatgcaattgtagcttcagagggaaaaatagtggacgcagaaaatcgtcgccattcagacatgatgacagtgctggaaaggatgattggactgcaggaagaaacagtatcacaattggcacatctccacagagtcttcattgaagtgcctaaacagttgcaaaaaatcaacacctcattcgaagcattagttgttcagcaaacacaagctaattactggagaatgactaatgtaccacaattcaacacctcccagccaggatctgttcatgcaggtcagttttcaccacattcatctgatattcattcaccaggcccaaatgttaccggtcaagtagcagacattgctgtgcaggttcctgatgacatcctaccgctgccatctgtacaaattcagcagcagacacctacaaaggaggcgacaaaaacaaaacaagacacacatgaaacagaccaaccatcacttgtgcagtgtctaccaacttgctcacatgtgtcactgggcacaagccctgtccgtgaacagtcactacccaaaagccctgtaggtgagtcgctgcccaaaagccctgtaggtgaatcgctgcccaaaagccctgtaggtgaatcgctgcccaaaagccctgtaggtgaatcactgcccacaagccctgtagatgagtcactggccacaagccctgtaggtgagtcactggccacaagccccgtaggtgaacagtcactggccacaagccctgcccgtgaagtgccagaggccactcaaagtggctctgttgtgcctaaagttggtggcaaaagaaaaaggaaaattcaagagacaacaagcaggcctgttactcgctcgcaaaaggaacaaaaaaaataaatgttataattcagaaaatatgtctttggccttgttttgttgacttcagattatctaattactattgtatgtatgctgaagactgtgttgtttccaaactttcaactatgttcttgtacacgtgaagttttggaaatgttaacactcataattaattgtgttataaatatttatgttgtaatcgtctgttcagtaatggtccaccaggagccagttgctaagtttagagaagctgccattgactttgcagcaaaacattgcatttgggtgtgttaattgatgtaagaattgcatatgcatattagtcacatgcaattattaaaacacctaagtaagtgcaaacatctttcttgtacgtgtacagcaggattatgtgtaaattattacttacctttgccttgcttggccattgtaattttgtcctttaatcagttgtgtgttcgtttctataacatctcagaatgtataataatatatatatacacacacacacacacacacacacacacactgagtgagtgtgagtgtgagtgtgtgagtgtgtatatatatatgtatatgtgtgtatatatatatgtatatgtgtgtatatatatatgtatatgtgtgtatatatatatgtatatgtgtgtatatatatatgtatatgtgtgtgtatatatatatgtatatgtgtgtatatatatatgtatatgtgtgtatatatatatgtatatgtgtgtatatatatatatatatatatatatatatatatatatatatatatatatatatatatatatagtactatataaactggtatacacaaactaatacacttcatgcttccttgtgaaaacactattttaataatacaggcctaatgtttgagaaatatcctaagtatgagactctaacagtattgtgcttaaacaaatgtttattacttcattcaatcatgtttctcaccatttaaataggtttcatacaaggtatacttaatgccatcaatgttgtgtgta
Coding sequences within:
- the LOC142489422 gene encoding uncharacterized protein LOC142489422, giving the protein MEQVSSPGSASSTLLEEHHGDEDDEYDEDDATEETEIQSCDHEEVPIETVVPPNRPSTSTYDAIVASEGKIVDAENRRHSDMMTVLERMIGLQEETVSQLAHLHRVFIEVPKQLQKINTSFEALVVQQTQANYWRMTNVPQFNTSQPGSVHAGQFSPHSSDIHSPGPNVTGQVADIAVQVPDDILPLPSVQIQQQTPTKEATKTKQDTHETDQPSLVQCLPTCSHVSLGTSPVREQSLPKSPVGESLPKSPVGESLPKSPVGESLPKSPVGESLPTSPVDESLATSPVVTGHKPCP